In Aureibaculum algae, the following are encoded in one genomic region:
- a CDS encoding HipA domain-containing protein → MEHKCLYCYEPVENELDFHEKCSIEFFGTPTPPKIEYSLDQMDELAKNVVERSIAIPGVQPKLSMSMVKETKENSDTRLTVVGALGGQFIFKPPTDRFPEMPENEHVTMRIGEALGIRVVPSSLIRILSGELSYITKRVDRTETGEKIHMLDMFQITEAFDKYKGSMEKIGKALDHYSSNTLLDKTFFFDVALFSFLTGNSDMHLKNFSMIESPSGWILCPAYDLLNVAIVFPEDTEELALTLVWKKKKLKREHFEQLAEGLGLNPKQIKGAFNRMIKNKSKAFNWIDRSFLSNEMKTAYKELLEGRYKQLGHKE, encoded by the coding sequence ATGGAGCATAAATGCTTATATTGTTATGAACCTGTTGAAAATGAACTGGACTTTCACGAAAAGTGTTCAATTGAATTCTTTGGAACACCAACACCTCCTAAAATTGAATATTCGCTTGACCAAATGGACGAACTTGCGAAAAATGTCGTAGAGCGAAGTATTGCTATCCCAGGGGTTCAGCCGAAACTATCTATGTCTATGGTCAAAGAAACCAAGGAGAATTCGGACACACGACTGACTGTAGTTGGTGCATTAGGTGGACAATTTATATTTAAACCACCTACTGACAGATTTCCAGAAATGCCTGAAAACGAACATGTAACAATGCGAATAGGTGAAGCTTTAGGAATTCGAGTAGTACCATCATCATTGATTCGAATTTTATCTGGAGAACTTTCCTATATAACTAAACGAGTTGACCGAACAGAAACTGGAGAAAAAATCCACATGCTCGATATGTTTCAGATCACTGAAGCATTTGATAAGTATAAAGGTTCAATGGAGAAAATTGGAAAAGCATTAGACCACTATTCAAGTAACACTTTGCTTGATAAAACCTTTTTCTTTGACGTAGCTCTTTTCTCCTTTTTAACAGGAAATAGCGATATGCACTTAAAGAACTTCTCGATGATCGAAAGCCCTTCTGGTTGGATTTTGTGTCCTGCCTATGACCTTTTGAATGTTGCAATTGTGTTTCCAGAAGATACAGAAGAACTTGCACTGACATTAGTTTGGAAGAAAAAGAAGTTAAAACGTGAACACTTTGAACAGTTAGCAGAAGGATTAGGATTAAATCCTAAACAGATTAAAGGAGCTTTTAATCGAATGATAAAGAATAAATCAAAAGCATTCAATTGGATTGATCGATCGTTTCTATCAAATGAAATGAAAACTGCCTATAAAGAGTTGCTAGAAGGTAGATACAAACAATTAGGACATAAAGAATAA
- a CDS encoding LytTR family transcriptional regulator, whose amino-acid sequence MIPSALQKKTNYTFSADTNKNIAILLAVFFSIISLTVFQDFLESNRNGYSFYISESILFKTIWILFIPLLVLLGKILKKQQLDSIGKTTFFIVTPIAVHLFVLPFVFLFFSVLFYNGRYDFHKIMTYTLANDLYKIIIIYSAFVFGHKYLSDKLTELVPINKQSYLKKIIIGNGKNNAVIDVNDIYQITAETPYISIQLEEKNIFIQKR is encoded by the coding sequence ATGATACCATCAGCTTTACAAAAAAAAACGAATTACACCTTTTCAGCGGACACAAATAAAAATATAGCAATACTATTGGCCGTATTTTTTTCCATCATAAGTCTTACAGTATTTCAAGATTTTTTAGAATCGAATAGAAATGGGTATTCATTTTATATTAGTGAATCTATCTTATTTAAAACAATTTGGATTCTTTTCATTCCGCTCCTGGTTTTATTAGGTAAAATTCTCAAAAAGCAACAATTAGATTCAATAGGCAAAACAACGTTTTTTATAGTTACACCAATAGCAGTCCATCTATTTGTTCTTCCTTTTGTTTTTTTATTTTTTTCTGTTCTTTTCTATAATGGCAGGTACGACTTTCATAAAATAATGACTTATACTTTAGCTAATGACTTATATAAAATTATTATAATTTATTCAGCTTTTGTCTTTGGTCATAAGTATCTTTCTGATAAACTAACTGAATTGGTTCCTATAAATAAACAATCCTATCTCAAAAAAATAATTATTGGTAACGGTAAGAATAATGCAGTTATTGATGTTAACGACATTTATCAAATTACAGCGGAAACACCATACATTTCAATTCAACTCGAAGAAAAAAATATCTTCATACAGAAACGCTAA
- a CDS encoding LytTR family DNA-binding domain-containing protein has translation MAKQLDNKAFIRVHKSTIVNFNKVASFKSRLNGDYDIFLKNGVKLRLSRTYVANFKSNFKNGNRVTT, from the coding sequence ATTGCAAAACAATTAGATAATAAGGCATTTATCAGAGTCCATAAATCTACAATTGTCAATTTTAACAAAGTAGCTTCTTTTAAATCCAGGCTTAATGGCGACTATGACATCTTTTTAAAAAATGGAGTTAAATTAAGGTTGAGCAGAACTTATGTAGCCAATTTCAAAAGCAACTTTAAAAACGGCAATCGGGTTACAACATAA
- a CDS encoding dioxygenase family protein — MDVQTPPLRYPINVLRFIFLLTFIGILTNCNGQTKTNTQQTNVKTEKKKLVDGGCDGCELMYIGMPQNMKSVDTSSGWSEKGQKLLITGTVYRLGGKIPAPNVIIYYWQTDTDGYYSPREGMDEQAKKNGHIRGWVKTDENGNYSIYTIRPVAYPNRDIPAHIHISIKEPNIKDEYYIDGLVFDDDILLTGNERKKLENRGGSGVLRVLIDKNIQIAEHNIILGLNIPNYPEKNQAKLNSGLEIGEDNPSFTPFHAYGPDKGTRTCPVCKYGRFHGIVYFVGNHPNWKNLKKWLSFLELESINRSKYLKVYFVYGNENDYNKDKRQKDLAKLGSQLNIKNMALTFVPSFSDEESEVNLNKINPDVENTFIMYRQRTIIDKFVNLKPTRKNYKLISQTLDKTKSEFFNIQEPKHH; from the coding sequence ATGGATGTTCAAACACCACCACTTAGATACCCAATAAATGTATTGCGTTTCATCTTCTTGCTTACTTTTATAGGCATTTTGACAAATTGTAATGGACAAACAAAAACCAACACGCAACAAACGAATGTAAAAACCGAAAAGAAAAAACTTGTTGATGGTGGCTGTGATGGTTGCGAACTAATGTACATCGGAATGCCACAAAATATGAAGTCCGTAGACACAAGTTCAGGATGGTCTGAAAAAGGACAAAAACTTCTGATAACAGGAACTGTCTATAGGCTAGGTGGTAAAATTCCTGCACCAAATGTGATCATTTATTATTGGCAAACCGATACTGATGGATATTATTCGCCAAGAGAGGGAATGGACGAACAAGCAAAAAAAAACGGGCATATTAGAGGTTGGGTAAAAACGGACGAAAACGGTAATTACTCCATTTATACCATTAGACCTGTAGCTTATCCAAATCGTGATATACCTGCACATATTCATATTTCAATAAAAGAACCAAACATTAAGGATGAGTATTACATTGATGGACTTGTTTTTGACGATGATATATTGTTGACTGGAAATGAAAGAAAAAAACTTGAAAATCGTGGAGGTAGTGGAGTTTTGAGAGTATTGATTGACAAGAATATACAAATAGCAGAACACAATATTATTTTAGGCCTCAACATTCCAAATTATCCTGAAAAAAATCAAGCTAAACTAAATTCGGGACTTGAAATCGGTGAAGATAATCCTTCGTTTACACCATTCCACGCATATGGCCCTGATAAAGGAACGAGAACTTGTCCTGTGTGCAAGTATGGAAGATTTCACGGAATAGTTTATTTTGTTGGTAACCATCCTAATTGGAAAAATTTAAAAAAATGGTTGTCATTCTTGGAACTCGAAAGTATAAATCGCAGTAAATATTTAAAAGTCTATTTTGTATATGGTAATGAAAACGATTACAACAAAGACAAAAGACAAAAAGATTTAGCAAAGTTGGGAAGTCAACTAAACATAAAGAATATGGCATTAACCTTTGTTCCGTCATTTTCTGACGAGGAGAGTGAAGTAAACTTGAATAAAATAAATCCAGATGTAGAAAATACATTTATCATGTATAGGCAGAGAACAATAATTGACAAATTTGTGAATTTAAAACCAACAAGAAAAAATTACAAACTGATTTCACAGACGTTAGACAAAACGAAAAGCGAATTTTTTAACATTCAAGAACCAAAACACCATTAA
- a CDS encoding helix-turn-helix domain-containing protein — MKNKELAKRVRELRKRKGLSQEELTEDSGLSLRTIQRIENGETEPTGDTLKRISNALNVNPDELIDWTIKEDRGYLKALNLSTLTFLFFPLLGILVPLILWNSKKDKLKDINKIGKDIINFEISWTIFFFLGFILNTIYMASKWHTDEFISGGSIASSMKFNFFFLIFMYAFNFAFIIFNTLLIGKGKDVKYYPKFRFLRN; from the coding sequence ATGAAGAACAAAGAATTAGCAAAAAGAGTAAGAGAATTAAGAAAAAGAAAAGGTTTATCTCAAGAGGAGTTGACTGAAGATTCTGGACTTAGTTTAAGAACAATCCAACGAATTGAAAACGGAGAAACCGAACCAACGGGCGATACTCTCAAAAGAATATCTAACGCATTGAATGTTAATCCAGATGAATTAATTGATTGGACAATTAAAGAAGATAGAGGTTATCTAAAAGCACTTAACTTATCTACTCTTACTTTTCTTTTCTTTCCTTTACTTGGAATTCTAGTCCCTTTAATTTTGTGGAATTCCAAAAAAGACAAATTAAAAGATATCAATAAAATAGGAAAAGACATTATTAACTTTGAGATTTCTTGGACAATATTTTTTTTCCTTGGGTTTATATTAAATACAATTTATATGGCAAGTAAGTGGCATACGGATGAATTTATTTCTGGAGGCAGTATAGCATCAAGTATGAAATTTAACTTTTTCTTTCTGATTTTTATGTATGCATTTAATTTTGCGTTTATAATTTTCAATACACTCTTAATTGGAAAAGGAAAAGATGTAAAATACTATCCAAAGTTTAGATTCTTGAGAAATTAA
- a CDS encoding IS110 family RNA-guided transposase — MKTKDTTRSKLFIGIDVHKRSWKIRTATDLFDGSSLTIPPDAFSLKKYVDRHFKGYTVYCCYESGCCGFSHYRHFISFGWHAKVVNPADVHRPAKAQFQKTDKIDARMLCKELKDGRLKGIHVPSIEREQLRCLFRRRNELVKEHRKIKTQIKMQLLYLGIEIPKPFDNSHWSHNFRDWLRNLTFEYPTMDYCFETRLITYEYIDKQKRDVSTKLRAYCRKHYKKDYYLLRSVPGVGGIVACGLLCELGDLRRFKNFKQLASYVGLVPWVHQSGDNLKTSGLTPRANRLMRSYLVEATWQALRFDPVMQAYYRSHSGKDVKRILVKVARKLLSRIHAVIRTEIPYEVGVVS; from the coding sequence ATGAAAACAAAGGATACTACTAGATCAAAGTTATTTATTGGAATTGACGTACACAAGCGAAGTTGGAAAATTCGTACTGCAACGGATCTTTTTGATGGATCATCGTTAACTATTCCACCAGATGCATTTAGTTTAAAAAAGTATGTGGATAGGCATTTTAAGGGATATACTGTTTATTGCTGTTATGAATCGGGTTGTTGTGGCTTTAGTCATTATCGACATTTTATTTCATTTGGATGGCATGCAAAGGTTGTTAACCCTGCAGATGTTCATCGTCCAGCCAAGGCCCAGTTTCAAAAGACCGACAAGATCGATGCACGTATGTTATGTAAAGAATTAAAGGATGGCCGACTCAAAGGAATTCATGTTCCTTCAATAGAACGAGAGCAGTTAAGATGTTTGTTTCGTCGAAGAAATGAGCTGGTTAAAGAACATCGAAAAATAAAGACTCAAATAAAGATGCAATTGTTGTATTTGGGGATTGAAATTCCAAAGCCATTTGACAATAGTCATTGGTCTCATAATTTTAGAGATTGGTTAAGAAATTTGACTTTTGAATATCCTACAATGGATTATTGTTTTGAGACACGTCTTATTACCTATGAATATATAGATAAGCAAAAGCGAGATGTGAGTACAAAATTACGTGCCTATTGTCGTAAGCATTATAAGAAAGATTATTATTTATTACGATCAGTTCCGGGAGTAGGAGGCATAGTAGCTTGTGGATTATTATGTGAATTGGGTGATTTAAGGCGTTTTAAAAATTTCAAACAATTAGCCAGTTATGTAGGATTGGTTCCCTGGGTACACCAAAGTGGAGATAATCTCAAAACTTCAGGGTTAACCCCAAGAGCAAATCGGCTAATGCGTAGTTATTTGGTAGAAGCTACTTGGCAAGCGTTGCGTTTTGATCCAGTTATGCAGGCCTATTATCGGTCACATTCAGGTAAAGATGTCAAACGCATATTGGTAAAAGTAGCGAGGAAACTCTTGAGTCGAATTCATGCAGTAATTAGAACTGAAATTCCTTATGAAGTAGGTGTAGTTAGTTAA